The proteins below are encoded in one region of Pomacea canaliculata isolate SZHN2017 linkage group LG7, ASM307304v1, whole genome shotgun sequence:
- the LOC112568813 gene encoding uncharacterized protein LOC112568813 isoform X1 produces MGNSCDSRRSQQMHEDFELSNTARSAMGNSCDSRRSQQMQEEFELSNTARSAMGNSCDSRRSQQMHEEFELSNTARYIVLPTRELCEDCGGSTCMDSYYLKCMLCSRCSRDLPCYYCILLLDHLLEKASNEKKSHAEDTNVKEPVEASSSSRNEFETLFCARCSRDRPCDVCQLLALDRKKKAQRRQPAGPNGNARGRRNFIPSRDSELIHLPDVHVEEFFMAAVHFCMALFH; encoded by the exons ATGGGCAACTCGTGTGACAGCCGAAGGTCTCAGCAGATGCACGAGGATTTCGAACTAAGTAATACGGCTAGAT caGCCATGGGCAACTCGTGTGACAGCCGAAGGTCTCAGCAGATGCAAGAGGAATTCGAACTAAGTAATACGGCTAGAT caGCCATGGGCAACTCGTGTGACAGCCGAAGGTCTCAGCAGATGCACGAGGAATTCGAACTAAGTAATACGGCTAGAT acatTGTACTGCCAACGAGGGAATTGTGTGAAGACTGTGGAGGGTCGACGTGTATGGATAGCTACTACTTAAAGTGTATGCTTTGCTCGCGATGCTCACGTGACCTGCCTTGTTACTACTGCATACTGTTGCTAGATCACCTCTTGGAGAAAGCctcgaatgaaaaaaaatcgcaCGCGGAAGACACGAACGTGAAAG AGCCTGTGGAAGCCTCGTCTAGTTCCCGTAATGAGTTCGAGACACTGTTTTGCGCGCGCTGCTCACGTGACCGGCCATGTGACGTCTGCCAACTATTGGCCTTGGACCGCAAGAAGAAAGCCCAACGACGGCAGCCAGCCGGGCCGAACG GAAATGCACGTGGAAGAAGAAACT TTATACCAAGTCGTGACAGTGAACTAATACATCTGCCAGATGTTCACGTGGAAG aatTCTTCATGGCTGCTGTTCATTTCTGTATGGCCCTGTTCCATTAA
- the LOC112568813 gene encoding uncharacterized protein LOC112568813 isoform X4 has protein sequence MGNSCDSRRSQQMHEDFELSNTARSMGNSCDSRRSQQMQEEFELSNTARSAMGNSCDSRRSQQMHEEFELSNTARYIVLPTRELCEDCGGSTCMDSYYLKCMLCSRCSRDLPCYYCILLLDHLLEKASNEKKSHAEDTNVKEPVEASSSSRNEFETLFCARCSRDRPCDVCQLLALDRKKKAQRRQPAGPNGNARGRRNFIPSRDSELIHLPDVHVEEFFMAAVHFCMALFH, from the exons ATGGGCAACTCGTGTGACAGCCGAAGGTCTCAGCAGATGCACGAGGATTTCGAACTAAGTAATACGGCTAGAT CCATGGGCAACTCGTGTGACAGCCGAAGGTCTCAGCAGATGCAAGAGGAATTCGAACTAAGTAATACGGCTAGAT caGCCATGGGCAACTCGTGTGACAGCCGAAGGTCTCAGCAGATGCACGAGGAATTCGAACTAAGTAATACGGCTAGAT acatTGTACTGCCAACGAGGGAATTGTGTGAAGACTGTGGAGGGTCGACGTGTATGGATAGCTACTACTTAAAGTGTATGCTTTGCTCGCGATGCTCACGTGACCTGCCTTGTTACTACTGCATACTGTTGCTAGATCACCTCTTGGAGAAAGCctcgaatgaaaaaaaatcgcaCGCGGAAGACACGAACGTGAAAG AGCCTGTGGAAGCCTCGTCTAGTTCCCGTAATGAGTTCGAGACACTGTTTTGCGCGCGCTGCTCACGTGACCGGCCATGTGACGTCTGCCAACTATTGGCCTTGGACCGCAAGAAGAAAGCCCAACGACGGCAGCCAGCCGGGCCGAACG GAAATGCACGTGGAAGAAGAAACT TTATACCAAGTCGTGACAGTGAACTAATACATCTGCCAGATGTTCACGTGGAAG aatTCTTCATGGCTGCTGTTCATTTCTGTATGGCCCTGTTCCATTAA
- the LOC112568813 gene encoding uncharacterized protein LOC112568813 isoform X3, giving the protein MGNSCDSRRSQQMHEDFELSNTARSAMGNSCDSRRSQQMQEEFELSNTARSAMGNSCDSRRSQQMHEEFELSNTARYIVLPTRELCEDCGGSTCMDSYYLKCMLCSRCSRDLPCYYCILLLDHLLEKASNEKKSHAEDTNVKEPVEASSSSRNVFETPFCARCSRDRPCDVCQLLALDRREKAQRRQLAGPNGNARGRRLAIPSRYRDPYQPPDFHPDEIFRVFIEIFSRLFL; this is encoded by the exons ATGGGCAACTCGTGTGACAGCCGAAGGTCTCAGCAGATGCACGAGGATTTCGAACTAAGTAATACGGCTAGAT caGCCATGGGCAACTCGTGTGACAGCCGAAGGTCTCAGCAGATGCAAGAGGAATTCGAACTAAGTAATACGGCTAGAT caGCCATGGGCAACTCGTGTGACAGCCGAAGGTCTCAGCAGATGCACGAGGAATTCGAACTAAGTAATACGGCTAGAT acatTGTACTGCCAACGAGGGAATTGTGTGAAGACTGTGGAGGGTCGACGTGTATGGATAGCTACTACTTAAAGTGTATGCTTTGCTCGCGATGCTCACGTGACCTGCCTTGTTACTACTGCATACTGTTGCTAGATCACCTCTTGGAGAAAGCctcgaatgaaaaaaaatcgcaCGCGGAAGACACGAACGTGAAAG AGCCTGTGGAAGCCTCGTCTAGTTCTCGTAATGTGTTCGAGACACCGTTTTGCGCGCGCTGCTCACGTGACCGGCCATGTGACGTCTGCCAACTATTGGCCTTGGACCGCAGGGAGAAAGCCCAACGACGGCAGCTAGCCGGGCCGAACG GAAATGCACGTGGAAGAAGACTCG CTATACCAAGTCGTTACCGTGATCCATATCAACCACCAGATTTTCACCCTGATG AAATCTTCAGGGTTTTCATTGAAATCTTTTCGAGGCTGTTCCTTTAA
- the LOC112568813 gene encoding uncharacterized protein LOC112568813 isoform X7, translating to MGNSCDSRRSQQMHEDFELSNTARSAMGNSCDSRRSQQMQEEFELSNTARSAMGNSCDSRRSQQMHEEFELNIVLPTRELCEDCGGSTCMDSYYLKCMLCSRCSRDLPCYYCILLLDHLLEKASNEKKSHAEDTNVKEPVEASSSSRNEFETLFCARCSRDRPCDVCQLLALDRKKKAQRRQPAGPNGNARGRRNFIPSRDSELIHLPDVHVEEFFMAAVHFCMALFH from the exons ATGGGCAACTCGTGTGACAGCCGAAGGTCTCAGCAGATGCACGAGGATTTCGAACTAAGTAATACGGCTAGAT caGCCATGGGCAACTCGTGTGACAGCCGAAGGTCTCAGCAGATGCAAGAGGAATTCGAACTAAGTAATACGGCTAGAT caGCCATGGGCAACTCGTGTGACAGCCGAAGGTCTCAGCAGATGCACGAGGAATTCGAACTAA acatTGTACTGCCAACGAGGGAATTGTGTGAAGACTGTGGAGGGTCGACGTGTATGGATAGCTACTACTTAAAGTGTATGCTTTGCTCGCGATGCTCACGTGACCTGCCTTGTTACTACTGCATACTGTTGCTAGATCACCTCTTGGAGAAAGCctcgaatgaaaaaaaatcgcaCGCGGAAGACACGAACGTGAAAG AGCCTGTGGAAGCCTCGTCTAGTTCCCGTAATGAGTTCGAGACACTGTTTTGCGCGCGCTGCTCACGTGACCGGCCATGTGACGTCTGCCAACTATTGGCCTTGGACCGCAAGAAGAAAGCCCAACGACGGCAGCCAGCCGGGCCGAACG GAAATGCACGTGGAAGAAGAAACT TTATACCAAGTCGTGACAGTGAACTAATACATCTGCCAGATGTTCACGTGGAAG aatTCTTCATGGCTGCTGTTCATTTCTGTATGGCCCTGTTCCATTAA
- the LOC112568813 gene encoding uncharacterized protein LOC112568813 isoform X6, translated as MGNSCDSRRSQQMHEDFELSNTARSMGNSCDSRRSQQMQEEFELSNTARSMGNSCDSRRSQQMHEEFELSNTARYIVLPTRELCEDCGGSTCMDSYYLKCMLCSRCSRDLPCYYCILLLDHLLEKASNEKKSHAEDTNVKEPVEASSSSRNEFETLFCARCSRDRPCDVCQLLALDRKKKAQRRQPAGPNGNARGRRNFIPSRDSELIHLPDVHVEEFFMAAVHFCMALFH; from the exons ATGGGCAACTCGTGTGACAGCCGAAGGTCTCAGCAGATGCACGAGGATTTCGAACTAAGTAATACGGCTAGAT CCATGGGCAACTCGTGTGACAGCCGAAGGTCTCAGCAGATGCAAGAGGAATTCGAACTAAGTAATACGGCTAGAT CCATGGGCAACTCGTGTGACAGCCGAAGGTCTCAGCAGATGCACGAGGAATTCGAACTAAGTAATACGGCTAGAT acatTGTACTGCCAACGAGGGAATTGTGTGAAGACTGTGGAGGGTCGACGTGTATGGATAGCTACTACTTAAAGTGTATGCTTTGCTCGCGATGCTCACGTGACCTGCCTTGTTACTACTGCATACTGTTGCTAGATCACCTCTTGGAGAAAGCctcgaatgaaaaaaaatcgcaCGCGGAAGACACGAACGTGAAAG AGCCTGTGGAAGCCTCGTCTAGTTCCCGTAATGAGTTCGAGACACTGTTTTGCGCGCGCTGCTCACGTGACCGGCCATGTGACGTCTGCCAACTATTGGCCTTGGACCGCAAGAAGAAAGCCCAACGACGGCAGCCAGCCGGGCCGAACG GAAATGCACGTGGAAGAAGAAACT TTATACCAAGTCGTGACAGTGAACTAATACATCTGCCAGATGTTCACGTGGAAG aatTCTTCATGGCTGCTGTTCATTTCTGTATGGCCCTGTTCCATTAA
- the LOC112568813 gene encoding uncharacterized protein LOC112568813 isoform X5, which yields MGNSCDSRRSQQMHEDFELSNTARSAMGNSCDSRRSQQMQEEFELSNTARSMGNSCDSRRSQQMHEEFELSNTARYIVLPTRELCEDCGGSTCMDSYYLKCMLCSRCSRDLPCYYCILLLDHLLEKASNEKKSHAEDTNVKEPVEASSSSRNEFETLFCARCSRDRPCDVCQLLALDRKKKAQRRQPAGPNGNARGRRNFIPSRDSELIHLPDVHVEEFFMAAVHFCMALFH from the exons ATGGGCAACTCGTGTGACAGCCGAAGGTCTCAGCAGATGCACGAGGATTTCGAACTAAGTAATACGGCTAGAT caGCCATGGGCAACTCGTGTGACAGCCGAAGGTCTCAGCAGATGCAAGAGGAATTCGAACTAAGTAATACGGCTAGAT CCATGGGCAACTCGTGTGACAGCCGAAGGTCTCAGCAGATGCACGAGGAATTCGAACTAAGTAATACGGCTAGAT acatTGTACTGCCAACGAGGGAATTGTGTGAAGACTGTGGAGGGTCGACGTGTATGGATAGCTACTACTTAAAGTGTATGCTTTGCTCGCGATGCTCACGTGACCTGCCTTGTTACTACTGCATACTGTTGCTAGATCACCTCTTGGAGAAAGCctcgaatgaaaaaaaatcgcaCGCGGAAGACACGAACGTGAAAG AGCCTGTGGAAGCCTCGTCTAGTTCCCGTAATGAGTTCGAGACACTGTTTTGCGCGCGCTGCTCACGTGACCGGCCATGTGACGTCTGCCAACTATTGGCCTTGGACCGCAAGAAGAAAGCCCAACGACGGCAGCCAGCCGGGCCGAACG GAAATGCACGTGGAAGAAGAAACT TTATACCAAGTCGTGACAGTGAACTAATACATCTGCCAGATGTTCACGTGGAAG aatTCTTCATGGCTGCTGTTCATTTCTGTATGGCCCTGTTCCATTAA
- the LOC112568813 gene encoding uncharacterized protein LOC112568813 isoform X2: MGNSCDSRRSQQMHEDFELSNTARSAMGNSCDSRRSQQMQEEFELSNTARSAMGNSCDSRRSQQMHEEFELSNTARYIVLPTRELCEDCGGSTCMDSYYLKCMLCSRCSRDLPCYYCILLLDHLLEKASNEKKSHAEDTNVKEPVEASSSSRNVFETPFCARCSRDRPCDVCQLLALDRREKAQRRQLAGPNGNARGRRNFIPSRDSELIHLPDVHVEEFFMAAVHFCMALFH; this comes from the exons ATGGGCAACTCGTGTGACAGCCGAAGGTCTCAGCAGATGCACGAGGATTTCGAACTAAGTAATACGGCTAGAT caGCCATGGGCAACTCGTGTGACAGCCGAAGGTCTCAGCAGATGCAAGAGGAATTCGAACTAAGTAATACGGCTAGAT caGCCATGGGCAACTCGTGTGACAGCCGAAGGTCTCAGCAGATGCACGAGGAATTCGAACTAAGTAATACGGCTAGAT acatTGTACTGCCAACGAGGGAATTGTGTGAAGACTGTGGAGGGTCGACGTGTATGGATAGCTACTACTTAAAGTGTATGCTTTGCTCGCGATGCTCACGTGACCTGCCTTGTTACTACTGCATACTGTTGCTAGATCACCTCTTGGAGAAAGCctcgaatgaaaaaaaatcgcaCGCGGAAGACACGAACGTGAAAG AGCCTGTGGAAGCCTCGTCTAGTTCTCGTAATGTGTTCGAGACACCGTTTTGCGCGCGCTGCTCACGTGACCGGCCATGTGACGTCTGCCAACTATTGGCCTTGGACCGCAGGGAGAAAGCCCAACGACGGCAGCTAGCCGGGCCGAACG GAAATGCACGTGGAAGAAGAAACT TTATACCAAGTCGTGACAGTGAACTAATACATCTGCCAGATGTTCACGTGGAAG aatTCTTCATGGCTGCTGTTCATTTCTGTATGGCCCTGTTCCATTAA